In a single window of the Planctomycetia bacterium genome:
- a CDS encoding type II toxin-antitoxin system VapC family toxin: MDASVAVKWLWPEPGEAEAAKLLDGGIRLVAPANIRTEVAGAVLRRFREKMLTENRARSALSYWDRVLKNEVVRLVPVEDLYDLAVAVSFLSRHALADCLYVAAGSDLKIPLITADELLHRRCKEVYGKIQLLATQMAH; this comes from the coding sequence GTGGACGCCAGCGTAGCGGTGAAATGGCTGTGGCCGGAGCCTGGAGAGGCAGAAGCGGCCAAACTGCTCGACGGCGGAATACGGCTAGTGGCTCCGGCGAACATACGGACGGAGGTTGCGGGAGCAGTCCTTAGGCGCTTCCGCGAGAAGATGCTGACCGAGAATCGGGCACGATCAGCCCTAAGCTATTGGGATCGTGTTCTAAAAAACGAAGTCGTTCGCCTTGTCCCCGTCGAAGACCTATACGATCTGGCCGTAGCCGTCTCATTCCTGTCTCGACATGCCTTAGCTGATTGCCTCTATGTTGCGGCCGGAAGTGACCTGAAAATCCCGTTGATTACCGCTGACGAGTTGCTACATCGCCGTTGCAAGGAGGTCTATGGCAAAATCCAACTGCTTGCGACGCAGATGGCACATTGA
- a CDS encoding ankyrin repeat domain-containing protein, giving the protein MSDNHLGSPLHLAAATGDPGEVRKLLHAGSDVNSRDYNNRTPLHIAAAHGNTAALRLLLNAGANTQLEDVDGLTPLNLAVAHGHRLLAERMQKHMLSIRRSRTSSRSL; this is encoded by the coding sequence ATGAGTGATAACCACTTGGGCTCTCCGCTGCATTTAGCTGCTGCGACCGGTGATCCCGGCGAAGTTAGAAAGCTCCTACATGCTGGTTCTGATGTTAACAGCCGCGACTACAACAATCGAACACCTCTTCACATCGCAGCGGCTCACGGCAATACTGCGGCATTAAGGCTCTTACTTAACGCTGGCGCCAACACGCAATTAGAAGATGTAGACGGATTAACTCCCCTGAATCTCGCTGTAGCGCACGGCCACAGGCTGCTTGCCGAACGAATGCAAAAGCATATGTTATCTATTAGACGATCCCGGACTAGTTCTCGATCTCTTTAG